A portion of the Drosophila innubila isolate TH190305 chromosome 3L unlocalized genomic scaffold, UK_Dinn_1.0 0_D_3L, whole genome shotgun sequence genome contains these proteins:
- the LOC117787285 gene encoding uncharacterized protein LOC117787285, whose translation MSCENAKTSSDIEHVDWSTGGSGQHYANVRFGSGSSQASQNSGDICRICHCESDPQNPLLTPCYCSGSLKYVHQACLQQWLTASATNSCELCKFPFIMHTKIKPFNEWRSLDISSIERRRLCCTVLFHCAAALCVIWSLCVLIERAADDVKRGLIDWPFWTKLAVVTVGLTGGVVFMYIQCKAYLHLCHRWKARNRILLIQNAPEKIHPPAPPSPVVAHHHFSEAHSSLAHGAVSGTVEINATGGAGHAVHDSSCGALDNASSTGLHPHQQQMQLQLQQRLLNASPHHMLQLDVVPHSSNSAGTQTEDAHAQRQQQGQQLGQVAVAANIECSQSQHNYDRDWALDDGLSQISSFRPCPQGSGSMTPFHDSIHNVLEHSESSSRGSAADLCAGSRQDLSASGISTDTGREHAMQLSSFSGSGEHKAPSISSGVSHAVANGLGGFVYKPHQSKRYSNSSIFLENRDILNDSPLCVGVATPLTYDYSTPPKIDYRHSSILGAEEPTGLGCCVDAADCRVGRDADLRRYSDTKLELEQEAMLCKNADGGDIVLDIELPSSPLSPPAAYASHQQHQQLALRRSFDKGVDETNPGGGTNNSNSCTVDAQMDRSRLSFKSLPNLSSSCESLIKK comes from the exons atgTCGTGCGAAAACGCAAAAACATCATCAGATATCGAGCATGTGGATTGGAGCACCGGAGGCTCCGGCCAGCACTACGCAAATGTCAG ATTCGGTTCTGGCAGCAGCCAAGCATCACAGAACAGTGGGGACATCTGCCGGATTTGCCACTGCGAGAGTGATCCACAGAATCCACTGCTGACGCCATGCTACTGCTCCGGCAGCCTCAAGTATGTCCACCAGGCGTGTTTGCAACAATGGCTGACCGCATCGGCGACCAACTCCTGCGAATTGTGCAAGTTCCCATTTATAATGCACACCAAAATCAAACCCTTCAATGAG TGGCGCAGCCTTGACATCTCCAGCATTGAGCGACGCCGTCTCTGTTGCACCGTGCTCTTCCACTGTGCCGCCGCACTGTGCGTCATCTGGTCACTGTGTGTGCTCATCGAGCGTGCAGCAGACGATGTGAAACGTGGACTGATTG ATTGGCCATTCTGGACAAAGCTGGCTGTTGTCACCGTTGGACTCACTGGCGGCGTTGTCTTTATGTACATTCAGTGCAAGGCCTATTTGCATCTCTGCCATCGCTGGAAGGCACGCAACAG GATCCTGCTCATCCAAAACGCTCCAGAGAAGATACATCCTCCGGCACCGCCTTCTCCGGTGGTCGCTCATCATCATTTTAGCGAGGCACACAGCTCGTTGGCCCACGGTGCGGTCAGTGGCACCGTCGAGATCAACGCCACGGGAGGAGCTGGACATGCTGTTCACGATTCCAGCTGCGGTGCTTTGGACAATGCGTCGTCAACGGGATTGCATCCACATCAGCAGCaaatgcagttgcagctgcagcagcgacTGTTGAATGCCTCGCCACATCATATGCTGCAGCTGGACGTGGTGCCACATAGCAGCAACAGTGCTGGGACACAGACGGAGGATGCACATGCGCAGCGCCAGCAACAGGGCCAACAATTGGGTCAAGTGGCTGTGGCAGCCAACATCGAATGCTCGCAGTCGCAACACAATTATGATCGCGATTGGGCGCTGGATGATGGCCTGTCGCAGATCTCCTCGTTCCGTCCCTGTCCGCAGGGCTCGGGCAGCATGACACCGTTCCACGACTCCATACATAATGTGCTCGAGCATTCGGAGAGCTCCAGTCGCGGCTCAGCCGCCGATCTCTGCGCCGGCTCGCGGCAAGATCTCAGCGCCAGCGGCATCTCCACAGACACGGGCCGCGAGCACGCCATGCAACTGAGCAGCTTTAGTG GCAGCGGTGAGCATAAGGCGCCTTCGATTAGCTCCGGTGTCTCGCATGCGGTGGCCAATGGATTGGGTGGATTTGTGTATAAGCCACATCAGTCGAAGCGCTACTCCAACTCGTCCATTTTCCTGGAGAACCGTGATATACTCAATGACTCGCCTCTgtgcgtgggcgtggccacaCCGCTTACCTATGACTACAGCACACCACCAAAGATCGATTATCGCCACTCGAGCATTCTGGGCGCCGAGGAGCCAACCGGATTGGGCTGTTGTGTCGACGCCGCTGACTGTCGAGTGGGCAGAGATGCGGACTTGCGTCGCTATTCGGACACAAAGCTGGAGCTGGAACAGGAGGCCATGCTGTGCAAGAATGCCGATGGTGGCGACATTGTGCTGGACATAGAGCTGCCCTCGTCACCGCTATCTCCGCCAGCTGCCTATGCCAGTCaccagcagcatcagcagctggCACTGCGTCGCTCCTTCGACAAGGGCGTGGATGAAACGAATCCCGGCGGTGGCACCAACAACTCCAATAGCTGCACAGTCGATGCCCAAATGGATCGCTCGCGTTTGTCTTTCAAATCTTTGCCAAATCTCAGCAGCAGCTGTGAAAGTCTCATCAAAAAGTGA
- the LOC117787289 gene encoding fas-associated death domain protein → MAAQIQWGYDVLKQMAIEGASNADLDELKELFSSEIGSTRKSDRINTIEELIDCLERGDEISEEKLDPLRSLGIRNVQLQEALSVYQKVEHPRVSVNQYQEQRLAEELQQQLHISPQRIPQPVATQQNYVTVAQFTDEKRAAVFKKISQELGRSWRDLGRKLGIGEGAMDEIEARFPQDLKSRILRLLQIFEEDECNDPRQLLLQLCRGLSDCGRKDLRRRVEQIMSH, encoded by the coding sequence ATGGCAGCACAAATTCAGTGGGGCTACGATGTGCTGAAGCAGATGGCCATTGAAGGTGCCTCCAATGCAGACTTGGACGAGCTAAAGGAACTCTTTTCCAGTGAAATCGGATCCACCCGAAAAAGTGATCGTATCAACACAATAGAAGAGCTAATTGATTGCCTAGAAAGAGGTGATGAAATCAGCGAGGAGAAACTTGATCCTCTGCGATCTCTTGGCATACGAAATGTGCAGTTGCAAGAAGCACTAAGCGTTTACCAAAAAGTTGAACATCCTAGAGTTTCCGTAAATCAGTATCAGGAACAAAGACTGGCCGAGGagctgcagcaacagttgcacaTAAGTCCGCAGCGCATTCCCCAACCGGTTGCAACTCAGCAGAACTACGTGACTGTTGCTCAGTTTACGGATGAGAAGCGTGCTGCAGTTTTCAAAAAGATATCACAGGAATTGGGACGCTCCTGGCGAGATCTCGGTCGCAAACTGGGCATTGGAGAGGGCGCCATGGATGAGATCGAGGCTCGCTTCCCACAAGACTTGAAATCACGCATTCTACGGCTGCTGCAGATCTTCGAGGAGGACGAGTGCAATGATCCAAGGCAACTACTCTTGCAGCTCTGTCGTGGACTCTCCGACTGTGGCCGGAAGGATTTGCGACGCCGTGTTGAGCAAATCATGTCCCACTGA
- the LOC117787286 gene encoding eukaryotic translation initiation factor 4E1 isoform X2: MVVSETEKSSTGAANSDQVNTVAPGRPESTPAAADVAATATVAENVEEPKATTEQQSDGDAAVRTEHLFKHPLQNTWTLWYLENDRTKSWEDMQNEITSFDTVEDFWSLYNHIKPPSEIKLGSDYSLFKKSIRPMWEDAANKQGGRWVITLNKSSKNDLDNLWLDVLLCLIGEAFDHSDQICGAVVNIRGKSNKISIWTANGNNEEAALEIGHKLRDALRLGRQNMLQYQLHKDTMVKQGSSVKSIYTL, encoded by the exons ATGGTAGTGTCGGAGACCGAAAAG AGCAGCACTGGCGCTGCCAACAGCGATCAGGTGAACACAGTAGCACCTGGACGCCCAGAGTCGactccagctgctgctgatgttgctgccactgccacagtgGCTGAAAATGTTGAGGAGCCAAAGGCAACCACTGAACAGCAGTCGGATGGAGATGCTGCAGTGCGCACCGAGCATTTGTTTAAACACCCGCTGCAAAACACATGGACACTGTGGTATTTGGAGAACGATCGCACCAAATCTTGGGAGGATATGCAAAACGAAATTACCAGCTTCGATACAGTAGAGGACTTTTGGAGTCTATACAACCACATTAAGCCCCCATCTGAGATCAAATTGGGCAGCGATTACTCACTCTTCAAAAAGAGCATACG tcCGATGTGGGAGGATGCTGCCAATAAGCAGGGTGGTCGCTGGGTGATCACTCTGAACAAAAGCTCCAAGAACGATTTGGACAACTTGTGGCTCGATGTG CTGCTTTGTTTGATTGGCGAGGCTTTCGATCATTCCGATCAGATTTGCGGTGCTGTTGTCAATATTCGCGGCAAGAGCAACAAGATTT CTATTTGGACCGCCAATGGTAACAATGAAGAAGCCGCTCTGGAAATTGGACACAAGTTACGTGATGCTCTACGTCTGGGACGCCAGAATATGTTGCAATATCAGCTACACAAGGACACAATGGTCAAGCAGGGCTCCAGTGTCAAATCGATCTACACTTTGTAA
- the LOC117787286 gene encoding eukaryotic translation initiation factor 4E1 isoform X1 — translation MQSDFHRMKNFANPKSMFKSSTGAANSDQVNTVAPGRPESTPAAADVAATATVAENVEEPKATTEQQSDGDAAVRTEHLFKHPLQNTWTLWYLENDRTKSWEDMQNEITSFDTVEDFWSLYNHIKPPSEIKLGSDYSLFKKSIRPMWEDAANKQGGRWVITLNKSSKNDLDNLWLDVLLCLIGEAFDHSDQICGAVVNIRGKSNKISIWTANGNNEEAALEIGHKLRDALRLGRQNMLQYQLHKDTMVKQGSSVKSIYTL, via the exons ATGCAGAGCGACTTTCACAGAATGAAGAACTTTGCCAACCCCAAGTCCATGTTCAAA AGCAGCACTGGCGCTGCCAACAGCGATCAGGTGAACACAGTAGCACCTGGACGCCCAGAGTCGactccagctgctgctgatgttgctgccactgccacagtgGCTGAAAATGTTGAGGAGCCAAAGGCAACCACTGAACAGCAGTCGGATGGAGATGCTGCAGTGCGCACCGAGCATTTGTTTAAACACCCGCTGCAAAACACATGGACACTGTGGTATTTGGAGAACGATCGCACCAAATCTTGGGAGGATATGCAAAACGAAATTACCAGCTTCGATACAGTAGAGGACTTTTGGAGTCTATACAACCACATTAAGCCCCCATCTGAGATCAAATTGGGCAGCGATTACTCACTCTTCAAAAAGAGCATACG tcCGATGTGGGAGGATGCTGCCAATAAGCAGGGTGGTCGCTGGGTGATCACTCTGAACAAAAGCTCCAAGAACGATTTGGACAACTTGTGGCTCGATGTG CTGCTTTGTTTGATTGGCGAGGCTTTCGATCATTCCGATCAGATTTGCGGTGCTGTTGTCAATATTCGCGGCAAGAGCAACAAGATTT CTATTTGGACCGCCAATGGTAACAATGAAGAAGCCGCTCTGGAAATTGGACACAAGTTACGTGATGCTCTACGTCTGGGACGCCAGAATATGTTGCAATATCAGCTACACAAGGACACAATGGTCAAGCAGGGCTCCAGTGTCAAATCGATCTACACTTTGTAA
- the LOC117787287 gene encoding transmembrane protein 70 homolog, mitochondrial, whose product MFTIRAALPCGRQLAAVLATTARHARLQSSCGFAAWSRAAFQPQLQLKQQKQHRLYATQAAGKDSEADNLQRVYYGSLAPRMKLVKLFSLTTSLAGIAAQPILMEQGMKIGGTGMAVLLCTVGGFFTFVTPLLLHFVTKKYVTELHYNPVTEEYTATTISLILLKIKTKFRPSDVTVPEVPGMFTSFMVKKRPLFVDPALFDDPEHYVRIMGYDKPIDFKLNLNDESDQTKKKQQ is encoded by the exons ATGTTTACAATCCGCGCAGCACTGCCATGTGGCAGACAACTTGCAGCTGTCTTGGCAACTACAGCACGTCATGCCCGCCTGCAGTCCAGCTGTGGATTTGCTGCCTGGTCGAGAGCAGCTTTCCAACCACAATTACagctaaaacaacaaaaacagcacaGGTTGTATGCAACACAGGCAGCTGGTAAGGATTCAGAGGCCGACAACTTGCAACGCGTCTATTATGGAAGTCTGGCACCGCGAATGAAGCTGGTCAAGTTATTTTCACTGACCACGAGTTTGGCCGGCATTGCGGCACAGCCAATACTGATGGAACAGGGCATGAAGATCGGAGGCACTGGCATGGCCGTCCTCCTGTGCACCGTTGGCGGCTTCTTCACCTTCGTTAcaccgctgctgctgcactttGTCACCAAGAAATATGTCACTGAGCTGCATTACAATCCAGTTACGGAAGAATACACCGCCACCACGATATCCCTCATTTTGCTAAAGATCAAA ACAAAGTTCCGACCCAGTGATGTTACCGTACCTGAAGTTCCCGGTATGTTTACCTCCTTTATGGTGAAGAAGCGTCCTCTCTTTGTTGATCCTGCTTTGTTTGATGACCCCGAACACTATGTGCGCATTATGGGCTACGATAAAcccatagattttaaattaaatttaaatgatgaaAGCgatcaaacaaaaaagaagCAGCAATAA